Part of the Sandaracinaceae bacterium genome, CGTTGCGGTCGTCCCGCACCTGGCGGTTCTGGAACAGCACCCCCAGGACCGGGATGTCGCCGAAGAACGGCACCTGGCGGACGTTGCGGCTGGTGGTGCGTGTGTAGATGCCACCGATGACGGCCGTGTGCCCGTCGGGGATCAGCAGGTCGGTCTCCGCCTCGCGCTTGAGGATGGTCGGATCACCGCGGACGCTGGTGCGGCTGAAGTCCGGCTCGTCACGCGTGACGCGCACGTGCATCGAGACCGAGCCGTCGGCCGTGACGTGTGGGCGCACGTTGAGCTCGAGCTTGGCCTCCTGGAAGGCGGTGTTGACGCCCTGCGCGCTGACGACCGAGTAGGGGATCAGGGTGCCCTGCGCGATGGTGGCCTCGTGGTTGTCGAGGGTCAGGATGCGGGGCGAGCTGATGATGCGCACGGTACCGCGGGCCTCGGCGGCGCTGAGGCGCACGTTGAGGTTGAAGTTGCCGCCGACGCTCCCGAGCGTCATGCCGAGCGCGCCACCGGCGCCGGTTCCGACCGCGGCGGGCAGGTTGACGACGTAGTTGGGCGTCGGGAACACGTTGGAAAACGGGGACAGACCGGCGGTGGGCGTGCCCTGTGCGCTGGTGGCGCCGCCGGCGAGGCCGACGTTGCTGGGGAACACGAGGCCCGTCGGGTTGCCCGTCGCGCTGCTCATGGAGACGTCGCCGCCCCACTGGATGCCGACGTCACGCGAGTATTGGCTGGTGGCCTCGACGATGCGCGCCTCGATCAACACCTGGGGGGTCTGCGTGTCGAGCGAGCGGATGAGCTCCTCCACCGCGTCCAGGTTCTCGTCGATGTCTCGCACGATGAGGATGTTGGTGCGCTCGTCCACCGAGACCGAGCCGCGCTCGCTGAGGAGGTCGGAGACGCGCGGGGCCACGTCCGTTGCGGTCGCGTAGCTGACGGGCACCAGGCGCGTCTCGATCGGCGCCAGCTCGATGTTCTGCCGCTGACGGGCGATGGCGGCGTCGCGCTCCTGCTGGAGCTGCGAGAGCGGGGCGACGCGGATGAGGTTGCCGCGGCGCACCATCCCGAGCCCCTTGGCCTGCAGCACGACGTCCAGCGCCTGATCCCAAGGGACGTTCAAGAGCCGGAGCGTGATCTGACCCTGTACGTTGTCCGCAGCGATGATGTTGACGCCGCCGACCTCGGCCAGCAGCCGGAGGATGTTGTGGATGTCCGCGTCGAGCACGTCCAGGTCGATGCGGCGACCGGAGTACCCCCGACGCCG contains:
- the pilQ gene encoding type IV pilus secretin PilQ — encoded protein: MMRVSLRPTSMTDFRFASFLRRVANSIEALATHLRSPDMRALSATLFAVMLPALWADTVSADVAPEAPRPRTEGAAAEPASTLGAVTVEARDGRERVILQFDRASAFRVVERGGEHVLEVRGAVLDPSVSNHTRGNPAGLVRRVRVEQRGEDVVVRVVRGPGARGTAVRAGNRILWVFSGDPQVAERPRARTVARERDYRDAADLQVGTDTEASELEGVEVSTAETDEAAAFLTDVPLQVAGARRRGYSGRRIDLDVLDADIHNILRLLAEVGGVNIIAADNVQGQITLRLLNVPWDQALDVVLQAKGLGMVRRGNLIRVAPLSQLQQERDAAIARQRQNIELAPIETRLVPVSYATATDVAPRVSDLLSERGSVSVDERTNILIVRDIDENLDAVEELIRSLDTQTPQVLIEARIVEATSQYSRDVGIQWGGDVSMSSATGNPTGLVFPSNVGLAGGATSAQGTPTAGLSPFSNVFPTPNYVVNLPAAVGTGAGGALGMTLGSVGGNFNLNVRLSAAEARGTVRIISSPRILTLDNHEATIAQGTLIPYSVVSAQGVNTAFQEAKLELNVRPHVTADGSVSMHVRVTRDEPDFSRTSVRGDPTILKREAETDLLIPDGHTAVIGGIYTRTTSRNVRQVPFFGDIPVLGVLFQNRQVRDDRNELLIFITPRIVNRAESLPQ